In a single window of the Flavobacterium sp. W4I14 genome:
- a CDS encoding GxxExxY protein (product_source=TIGR04256; pfam=PF13366; tigrfam=TIGR04256), which yields MGCGFLEIVYKDALCIEFESRGYFYEREKHYPVYYKDVLLPHSFYADFVVFDTVVLEIKSKSGIANEDLAQTINYLKCSACSVGLVLNFGKATLEIRRVVF from the coding sequence TTGGGTTGTGGTTTTCTTGAGATCGTTTATAAGGATGCGCTTTGTATCGAATTTGAAAGCCGCGGATACTTTTATGAGAGAGAAAAACATTATCCTGTTTACTATAAAGATGTTTTGCTTCCGCATAGCTTTTATGCTGATTTTGTAGTTTTTGATACTGTAGTTTTGGAAATAAAATCAAAAAGTGGAATAGCGAATGAAGATTTGGCTCAAACTATAAACTACTTGAAATGCTCAGCATGTAGCGTTGGCTTAGTATTGAACTTCGGCAAGGCCACTCTAGAAATAAGACGTGTTGTTTTTTAA
- a CDS encoding peptide-methionine (R)-S-oxide reductase (product_source=KO:K07305; cath_funfam=2.170.150.20; cleavage_site_network=SignalP-noTM; cog=COG0229; ko=KO:K07305; pfam=PF01641; superfamily=51316; tigrfam=TIGR00357), with protein MKTMLNKLFLVSAVVLITGLSACAQKQDKKDAKQTKETEQIIPKKKMNWNPLTPEEERVIVNKGTEYPGTGKYEHTTDKGTYTCKRCNAALYRSESKFDAHCGWPAFDDEIKGAVKRIPDADGSRTEIVCANCGAHLGHVFLGEGFTNKDTRHCVNSISMNFVPDQK; from the coding sequence ATGAAAACGATGTTAAATAAACTATTTTTGGTTTCTGCTGTTGTTTTAATAACAGGTCTTTCTGCTTGCGCCCAAAAGCAAGATAAGAAAGATGCAAAACAAACAAAGGAAACAGAACAAATCATACCAAAAAAGAAAATGAACTGGAATCCATTAACACCCGAAGAAGAAAGAGTAATTGTAAATAAAGGTACAGAATATCCTGGTACAGGTAAATATGAACATACAACGGATAAAGGAACTTATACCTGTAAGCGTTGTAATGCGGCCTTATACCGTTCGGAAAGTAAGTTCGATGCACACTGCGGCTGGCCTGCTTTTGATGACGAAATTAAAGGCGCTGTAAAACGTATTCCTGATGCCGATGGCTCACGTACAGAAATTGTTTGCGCCAATTGTGGTGCGCATTTAGGCCACGTATTTTTGGGCGAAGGATTTACCAATAAAGACACCCGTCATTGCGTAAATTCGATCTCAATGAATTTTGTGCCAGATCAAAAATAA
- a CDS encoding rare lipoprotein A (product_source=KO:K03642; cleavage_site_network=SignalP-noTM; cog=COG0797; ko=KO:K03642; pfam=PF03330; superfamily=50685; tigrfam=TIGR00413) gives MKYLLLLSFCFLFLQGKAQDSDSSNEPDSIKKTVLATYYHRKFEGRRTTSGAKYRAKKLTAAHRTLPFGTLVTVTNPDNGKSVVVKVNDRGPFSKRLAIDLSERAAKQIGIFRKGIAKVSLSYTVE, from the coding sequence ATGAAGTATCTGCTGTTATTAAGTTTTTGTTTCCTGTTTTTACAAGGTAAAGCACAAGATTCTGATTCATCAAATGAACCGGATAGTATCAAAAAAACAGTTCTCGCCACTTATTATCACAGAAAATTCGAAGGCCGCCGCACCACCAGTGGCGCCAAATACCGGGCAAAAAAGCTAACAGCTGCCCATCGTACATTGCCATTCGGCACCCTGGTTACAGTAACCAATCCAGACAACGGAAAATCGGTAGTTGTGAAGGTAAATGACCGTGGTCCTTTCTCTAAAAGATTAGCTATAGATCTGTCTGAACGTGCTGCAAAACAGATCGGTATCTTCCGTAAAGGCATAGCTAAAGTAAGCCTCAGTTATACAGTTGAGTAA
- a CDS encoding ribonucleoside-diphosphate reductase beta chain (product_source=KO:K00526; cath_funfam=1.10.620.20; cog=COG0208; ko=KO:K00526; pfam=PF00268; superfamily=47240), which translates to MEQELLLQENKDRFVLLPIKYPAIWEMYKKTEASFWTAEEIDLSDDQKHWDNLNDGERHFISHILAFFSASDGIVNENLAVNFMSEVQLPEARCFYGFQIMMENIHAETYALLIDTYIKDPEEKDRLFHAIDTVPAVKRKAEWALRWIENGTFAERLVAFAAVEGIFFSGSFCSIFWLKKRGLMPGLTFSNELISRDEGSHCEFACLLYSMLSNKLSEEAVHGIISDAVEIEKEFITDALPVALIGMNAKLMSQYIEFVADRWLQELGYKKIYNATNPFDFMEMISLQGKTNFFEKRVGDYQKSGVLTSADNNKQAFSLDEDF; encoded by the coding sequence ATGGAACAGGAATTATTACTACAAGAAAACAAAGATAGATTTGTGCTTTTGCCGATTAAGTATCCGGCAATCTGGGAAATGTATAAAAAGACCGAAGCTAGTTTTTGGACTGCAGAAGAGATTGATCTTTCTGACGACCAGAAACACTGGGACAATTTAAACGATGGCGAAAGGCATTTCATTTCGCACATCCTTGCTTTCTTTTCTGCTAGTGATGGTATTGTGAACGAAAATCTTGCGGTAAACTTCATGAGTGAGGTTCAATTGCCAGAAGCACGTTGTTTTTATGGTTTCCAGATTATGATGGAAAATATCCATGCAGAAACCTACGCCCTGTTAATCGATACTTATATTAAGGATCCAGAAGAAAAAGACCGTTTGTTCCACGCCATTGATACCGTACCTGCGGTGAAAAGAAAAGCGGAATGGGCTTTACGCTGGATCGAAAACGGAACTTTTGCTGAGCGTTTAGTGGCATTTGCTGCGGTTGAAGGTATTTTCTTCAGCGGAAGTTTCTGCTCTATTTTCTGGTTAAAGAAACGTGGTTTAATGCCGGGGTTAACTTTCAGTAACGAGCTGATATCGAGAGACGAGGGTTCACATTGCGAATTTGCTTGTTTACTTTACAGCATGTTGAGCAATAAATTAAGCGAAGAAGCAGTTCATGGCATTATTAGCGATGCCGTAGAAATTGAAAAGGAATTTATTACTGATGCATTACCAGTTGCGCTAATCGGTATGAATGCAAAATTAATGAGTCAATATATCGAATTTGTAGCCGATAGATGGTTACAGGAGCTGGGTTACAAAAAAATCTACAATGCAACCAATCCATTCGATTTTATGGAAATGATTTCATTGCAGGGTAAAACGAATTTCTTCGAGAAACGTGTTGGCGATTATCAAAAAAGTGGTGTATTAACCTCTGCTGATAATAATAAACAGGCGTTTTCTTTAGATGAAGACTTTTAA
- a CDS encoding ribonucleoside-diphosphate reductase alpha chain (product_source=KO:K00525; cath_funfam=3.20.70.20; cog=COG0209; ko=KO:K00525; pfam=PF00317,PF02867,PF03477; superfamily=48168,51998; tigrfam=TIGR02506) — protein sequence MFVLKRDGRKEAVQFDKITARIQKLCYSLNSDLVDPIDVAKKVIEGLYDGVTTSELDNLAAETAASLTTKHPDYALLASRIAVSNLHKNTTKSFSGTMKMLYEYFDPKAQKAAPLIADDVYEIIEKNKDILDSSIIYDRDFGFDYFGFKTLEKSYLLKVNGQIVERPQHLFMRVSVGIHKEDIDSAIKTYNLMSERWFTHATPTLFNAATPKPQMSSCFLLTMQDDSIEGIYDTLKQTAKISQSAGGIGLSIHNIRATGSYIGGTNGTSNGIIPMLRVFNDTARYVDQGGGKRKGAFAIYLEPWHADVFEFLDLRKNHGKEEMRARDLFYALWINDLFMQRVKDNGDWTLFCPHEAPGLADCFGKEFEELYAKYEAEGRGRKTIKAQELWFAILDSQIETGTPYMLFKDAANSKSNQQNLGTIKSSNLCTEIIEYTSKDEVAVCNLASLALPRFVINGAFDHQKLYDVTYQATLNLNKIIDHNYYPVPEAENSNMRHRPVGLGVQGLADAFILLRLPFESDEAKRLNKDIFETIYFASMTASHDLAVKNGPYQTFKGSPLSKGKFQFDLWNVTPDSGRWDWNALRKKVVKDGVYNSLLVAPMPTASTSQILGNNECFEPYTSNIYTRRVLSGEFVVVNKHLLKDLVALGLWNNDMKNQIILANGSIQAIESIPDYIKELYKTVWEIKMRNIIDMAADRGAYICQSQSLNLFVNAPNTSKLTSMHFYAWEKGLKTGMYYLRTQAASQAVKFTVENQGGKAIEAVIPAEMTQDQVAEEIVDGPVCSMEEGCISCSG from the coding sequence ATGTTCGTACTAAAAAGAGATGGCCGCAAAGAAGCGGTGCAATTTGACAAAATCACAGCCCGCATTCAAAAGTTGTGCTATAGTTTAAATTCAGATCTGGTAGATCCAATCGATGTAGCCAAAAAGGTTATCGAAGGTTTATACGATGGTGTAACAACATCTGAGTTGGATAACCTTGCTGCAGAAACTGCTGCCTCGTTAACAACCAAACATCCTGATTACGCTTTGTTGGCATCGCGTATTGCGGTTTCCAACCTACATAAAAACACCACTAAATCATTCTCGGGTACGATGAAAATGTTGTACGAATATTTCGACCCGAAAGCGCAGAAAGCAGCTCCGCTTATCGCTGATGATGTTTATGAGATTATAGAAAAAAACAAGGATATTTTAGATAGTTCTATCATTTACGACCGCGATTTCGGTTTCGACTATTTCGGCTTTAAAACGTTGGAAAAATCTTACCTTTTAAAAGTTAACGGTCAGATTGTAGAGCGCCCTCAACATTTGTTTATGCGTGTTTCTGTCGGTATCCACAAAGAAGATATCGATAGTGCAATCAAAACCTATAACTTAATGAGCGAGCGTTGGTTTACACATGCTACACCAACTTTGTTCAACGCAGCTACGCCAAAACCTCAAATGTCGTCATGTTTCTTGTTAACCATGCAGGATGATAGTATCGAAGGTATTTACGATACATTAAAACAAACGGCTAAAATTTCGCAAAGTGCAGGTGGTATTGGTTTAAGCATCCATAATATCCGTGCAACAGGATCGTACATTGGTGGAACAAACGGTACAAGTAACGGTATTATCCCAATGTTACGTGTATTTAACGATACTGCACGTTACGTAGATCAGGGTGGAGGTAAACGGAAAGGTGCCTTTGCTATTTATTTAGAACCTTGGCATGCAGATGTTTTCGAATTCTTAGATCTTCGTAAAAACCACGGTAAAGAAGAAATGCGTGCGCGCGATTTGTTCTATGCCCTTTGGATTAACGATTTGTTTATGCAACGTGTTAAAGATAATGGCGATTGGACATTATTCTGCCCGCACGAAGCACCAGGTTTGGCAGATTGTTTCGGTAAGGAATTCGAAGAATTATACGCTAAATACGAAGCAGAAGGTCGTGGCCGTAAAACCATTAAAGCACAAGAACTTTGGTTTGCCATTTTAGATTCGCAAATTGAAACCGGTACGCCTTACATGTTGTTTAAAGATGCAGCGAACAGCAAATCTAACCAACAGAATTTAGGTACCATTAAAAGCTCTAACTTGTGTACCGAAATTATCGAGTATACTTCTAAAGATGAGGTTGCGGTTTGTAACTTAGCTTCATTGGCATTGCCTCGTTTCGTAATCAACGGTGCTTTTGATCACCAAAAATTATACGATGTAACTTATCAGGCTACTTTAAACCTGAACAAAATCATCGATCATAACTATTATCCGGTACCAGAAGCCGAAAACTCAAACATGCGCCATCGTCCCGTTGGTTTAGGTGTACAAGGTTTGGCTGATGCTTTTATCTTATTGCGTTTACCTTTTGAAAGTGATGAGGCTAAACGTTTAAATAAAGATATTTTCGAGACGATCTATTTCGCTTCGATGACGGCTTCGCACGATTTGGCTGTGAAAAATGGTCCTTATCAAACATTTAAAGGTTCGCCATTATCAAAAGGCAAGTTCCAGTTCGATTTATGGAATGTTACACCAGATAGCGGCCGTTGGGACTGGAATGCATTGCGCAAAAAAGTAGTTAAAGATGGTGTGTACAACTCATTATTGGTTGCACCAATGCCAACTGCATCTACTTCTCAGATTTTAGGTAACAACGAATGTTTCGAGCCATATACTTCTAACATTTACACCCGCCGTGTATTAAGTGGAGAGTTTGTAGTGGTAAACAAACACTTATTGAAAGATTTAGTAGCATTAGGTTTATGGAACAACGATATGAAAAATCAGATCATATTGGCCAACGGTTCAATCCAGGCTATTGAGTCAATTCCTGATTACATTAAAGAATTGTATAAAACCGTTTGGGAGATCAAGATGCGTAATATCATCGATATGGCCGCTGATCGTGGCGCATATATCTGTCAATCGCAATCATTAAACTTGTTCGTAAACGCACCAAATACTTCAAAATTAACTTCAATGCACTTCTATGCATGGGAGAAAGGTTTAAAAACTGGTATGTATTACTTGCGTACACAAGCAGCTTCTCAGGCCGTTAAATTTACAGTAGAGAACCAAGGTGGTAAAGCAATTGAAGCGGTTATCCCTGCTGAAATGACACAAGATCAGGTTGCAGAAGAAATCGTTGACGGACCAGTTTGTTCAATGGAAGAAGGCTGTATCAGCTGCTCTGGATAA
- a CDS encoding thiol-disulfide isomerase/thioredoxin (product_source=COG0526; cath_funfam=3.40.30.10; cog=COG0526; pfam=PF13905; superfamily=50203,52833): protein MKQIFLMFILLFNSYVGYSQTLKISGTVVNARDSIVTFLRSSRDQITGINLEKRYKAKLNHGVFNIELPVNDISQWLIELNSNTYDVFNLIPNEDIELVIDSKETGLLMNTKATGNNAANFNYFRYAYNKRLKKFPYEAQLNIGKLDVESYLKFQKEMADYDLTVLEQYRKSSKLSENYYQWLKTYYHYSPYNQAYNKAKSQKLATDPAIFNVLTAELKDDDYATFNSLEYNDLIEYYMHNKFNNLTYPIDGVRYAKFINTTKFGKQVKSVALARMMMNFVYVKKDSLYDAIFFEFKKSVDNPNLFRLVEDARNKNIIQRENLTKENISKAKSLNEILKKYNGKIVYLDFWASWCAPCRSEMPNAAKLKDKLKNKDVVFVYLGYKDTKSKWLEAKDQLNIEGEHYLLNDQQVYEANAMFEIFGIPRYVIIGKDGTILNRDANRPSEVYNELLELL, encoded by the coding sequence ATGAAACAAATCTTTTTAATGTTCATCCTGTTATTCAACAGTTATGTAGGGTATTCTCAGACCTTAAAAATTAGCGGTACAGTAGTAAATGCTAGAGATAGTATCGTCACATTCCTTAGGAGTTCCAGAGATCAAATTACGGGTATTAATCTTGAGAAAAGGTATAAAGCAAAGCTAAATCACGGCGTATTTAACATCGAATTACCGGTGAATGATATTTCTCAATGGTTAATAGAATTAAATAGTAATACCTATGATGTTTTTAACCTGATCCCTAATGAGGATATCGAACTGGTTATAGATAGCAAAGAAACTGGTCTTCTAATGAACACAAAAGCCACAGGAAATAATGCTGCCAATTTTAACTACTTCAGATATGCTTACAACAAAAGATTGAAAAAATTCCCTTATGAAGCGCAATTGAATATTGGTAAACTTGACGTAGAATCATATTTGAAATTTCAAAAAGAAATGGCCGATTACGATTTAACAGTCTTGGAGCAATATCGGAAATCGTCTAAATTGAGTGAAAATTATTATCAGTGGTTAAAAACTTATTATCATTACTCCCCGTACAATCAGGCTTACAATAAAGCCAAATCCCAAAAGCTGGCAACTGATCCAGCCATTTTTAACGTGTTAACTGCAGAGCTTAAGGATGATGACTATGCTACCTTCAACTCTCTTGAATATAATGACCTGATAGAATATTATATGCACAATAAATTTAATAATCTAACTTATCCCATTGATGGTGTTAGGTATGCGAAATTTATTAATACAACCAAGTTTGGTAAACAGGTTAAATCAGTAGCATTAGCCCGGATGATGATGAACTTTGTTTATGTAAAGAAAGATAGTTTATATGATGCTATTTTTTTTGAGTTTAAAAAAAGTGTTGATAATCCTAACTTATTTCGGTTAGTTGAAGATGCTAGAAATAAAAATATTATACAAAGGGAAAATTTAACAAAGGAAAATATTAGCAAGGCTAAAAGTTTAAATGAAATTTTGAAGAAATATAATGGAAAGATTGTTTATTTAGATTTTTGGGCGAGTTGGTGTGCTCCATGTAGAAGTGAAATGCCTAATGCTGCAAAGCTAAAAGACAAGCTTAAAAATAAAGATGTTGTATTTGTTTATCTAGGATATAAGGATACAAAATCTAAATGGCTCGAAGCTAAAGATCAATTGAATATAGAAGGTGAGCATTACCTACTTAACGATCAACAAGTATACGAAGCAAATGCTATGTTTGAAATATTTGGCATTCCACGCTATGTAATAATTGGAAAAGATGGGACTATCTTGAATAGAGATGCTAATAGGCCAAGTGAGGTTTATAATGAATTATTAGAGTTATTATGA
- a CDS encoding hypothetical protein (product_source=Hypo-rule applied; pfam=PF14375; superfamily=161240), whose translation MNNTLKHSAKHEIIPCERCNGTIECKANSYTKCQCSVVQLSINEVQYISELYDGCLCAKCLFELQREYREEIGV comes from the coding sequence ATGAATAATACCTTAAAACATAGCGCCAAACACGAAATCATCCCTTGCGAGCGGTGTAATGGGACCATTGAGTGTAAGGCAAATTCATACACTAAATGCCAGTGCAGCGTGGTGCAACTTAGTATAAACGAAGTACAATACATCTCCGAACTATATGATGGCTGCCTCTGCGCCAAATGTTTATTCGAATTACAACGCGAATATAGAGAAGAAATTGGCGTATAA
- a CDS encoding putative membrane protein YqiK (product_source=COG2268; cog=COG2268; pfam=PF01145; superfamily=117892; transmembrane_helix_parts=Inside_1_6,TMhelix_7_29,Outside_30_655) codes for MEALISNYWWGLVALLCIVLYKYILRFLFGMVIVPEDRIGLITKKFVLFGSDRELPDGRIIAVKGEAGFQGKTLAPGLYFGMWFWQYSVTMEQFTIIPEGKIGLIMAKDGSEIPTGNILGQRVESDNFQDAVKFLDNGGQRGRQTSYITSGSYRINTMLFQVSVTDMIRIQESMVGIVTTLDGLPIEANQIAGKLVDGHNNFQDFDAFIKQGGNRGLQPQVILAGSYNLNPWAIQLEEIPMTEIAIGYVGVVISFIGTDGNDLTGADFKHGNIVGKGSKGVWLEPLGPGKYPINKYIMKVELVPTTNLVLNWASARSEAHNLDKNLSTITVRSKDGFPFNLDVAQIIHVPTTEAPKVIARFGNMVNLVSQVLEPTIGNYFRNSAQGSDVIAFLSTRKERQESAKEHIRKVLDEYNVNAVDTLIGDIVPPESLMKTLTDRKIAEEQKVTYETQKQAQETRQGMEKETAIADMQKDIVKAQQSVEIAERTASATVKKSEGDAAGVKLAVGAEAEATKMRAHAEAEATKARAQADSEAIKLRASAEAEQISLTGNAEAGKILAVGKSTAEAYELAVKALGGENFTRYKITEELSKGNVKLIPDVLIGGSGGNHGGSAMDGLLGLKLMELMDPAQRKEVVAVAEIVETKAKPKKDNINP; via the coding sequence ATGGAAGCGCTCATTTCTAATTACTGGTGGGGTTTGGTGGCACTGTTGTGCATAGTTTTATACAAATATATTTTACGTTTCTTATTCGGGATGGTCATCGTGCCTGAAGATAGGATCGGGTTGATTACCAAAAAATTCGTGCTCTTTGGTTCCGATCGGGAGCTGCCTGATGGCCGCATCATCGCGGTTAAAGGAGAGGCCGGTTTCCAGGGAAAAACTTTAGCCCCAGGGTTGTATTTTGGGATGTGGTTTTGGCAGTACAGCGTAACAATGGAACAGTTTACCATTATTCCCGAAGGTAAAATCGGACTCATTATGGCCAAGGATGGTTCCGAAATCCCAACAGGGAATATCCTCGGACAGCGGGTAGAATCTGATAATTTTCAGGATGCGGTGAAGTTTCTCGACAATGGCGGTCAGCGAGGCCGGCAAACCTCTTACATTACCTCGGGCTCTTATCGTATCAATACGATGTTGTTTCAGGTTTCTGTTACGGATATGATCCGCATCCAGGAAAGCATGGTGGGTATTGTAACCACTTTAGATGGCTTACCGATTGAGGCCAATCAGATTGCGGGCAAACTTGTTGATGGACACAACAACTTTCAGGATTTCGATGCCTTTATAAAACAAGGTGGTAACCGTGGTTTGCAGCCCCAGGTAATTTTGGCGGGTTCTTATAACCTCAATCCATGGGCAATCCAATTAGAGGAAATTCCGATGACAGAAATTGCAATCGGTTATGTTGGTGTTGTAATCTCATTTATTGGTACAGACGGAAATGACTTAACCGGTGCCGATTTTAAACATGGTAATATTGTTGGCAAAGGCTCAAAAGGTGTTTGGCTGGAGCCGCTTGGTCCTGGTAAATATCCAATTAACAAATACATTATGAAGGTAGAGCTGGTGCCAACAACCAATTTAGTGTTAAACTGGGCATCGGCACGTAGTGAAGCGCATAATCTGGATAAAAACCTATCAACCATTACTGTACGTTCTAAAGATGGTTTCCCCTTTAATTTAGATGTTGCACAGATTATCCACGTACCAACTACAGAAGCCCCTAAAGTAATTGCACGTTTTGGGAATATGGTGAATCTTGTTTCGCAGGTTTTAGAGCCCACAATTGGTAACTATTTCCGTAACTCCGCACAAGGAAGTGATGTGATTGCTTTCTTAAGTACCCGTAAAGAGCGTCAGGAATCGGCAAAAGAGCATATCCGTAAAGTACTTGATGAATATAACGTGAATGCGGTTGATACGCTGATCGGTGACATTGTTCCGCCAGAATCGTTAATGAAAACCTTAACCGACCGTAAAATTGCAGAAGAACAAAAGGTTACTTACGAAACCCAGAAACAGGCACAGGAAACGCGGCAGGGGATGGAGAAAGAAACCGCGATTGCCGATATGCAGAAAGATATTGTGAAGGCACAACAAAGTGTAGAGATTGCCGAACGTACCGCAAGTGCAACCGTGAAAAAATCGGAAGGTGATGCCGCTGGTGTAAAACTCGCGGTAGGGGCAGAGGCTGAAGCCACTAAAATGAGGGCGCATGCCGAAGCAGAAGCAACCAAAGCAAGGGCACAGGCCGATTCGGAAGCGATAAAGTTAAGGGCATCGGCAGAGGCTGAACAGATTTCGTTAACCGGTAATGCAGAAGCAGGTAAAATCTTAGCGGTAGGTAAATCAACTGCCGAAGCTTACGAACTTGCTGTGAAAGCTTTGGGCGGCGAAAACTTTACCCGTTACAAAATTACCGAAGAGTTATCAAAGGGTAATGTGAAGTTGATCCCTGATGTACTGATTGGTGGTAGTGGAGGTAACCACGGTGGTTCGGCAATGGATGGGCTGTTGGGATTGAAGTTGATGGAACTGATGGACCCAGCGCAACGCAAAGAAGTGGTAGCAGTTGCAGAAATTGTAGAAACAAAAGCAAAACCTAAAAAAGACAATATAAACCCTTAA
- a CDS encoding N-carbamoylputrescine amidase (product_source=KO:K12251; cath_funfam=3.60.110.10; cog=COG0388; ko=KO:K12251; pfam=PF00795; superfamily=56317; tigrfam=TIGR03381) has protein sequence MKKVKVGLVQMSCTKDKQENLDKAIVKVREAAAKGAQIVCLQELFTSLYFCDVEDYDNFNLAEAIPGPSTDALQVVAKELGVVIIASLFEKRAEGLYHNTTAVLDADGSYLGKYRKMHIPDDPAYYEKFYFTPGDLGYKVFQTKFAKIGILICWDQWYPEASRITALMGADIMFYPTAIGWATDQDEETNQDQYNAWQTIQRSHAVANGVPVVSVNRVGFEQDGAMKFWGGSFATNGQGKLLYLASHDLEETEVVELDLSESDFFRKHWPFLRDRRIDSYQPITKRYIDGD, from the coding sequence ATGAAGAAAGTAAAAGTTGGCTTGGTACAAATGAGTTGTACTAAAGATAAACAAGAAAATTTAGATAAAGCGATTGTTAAAGTAAGGGAAGCAGCTGCAAAAGGTGCACAGATTGTGTGTTTGCAAGAGCTTTTTACTTCTTTATATTTTTGCGATGTTGAAGATTACGACAATTTCAATTTAGCTGAAGCTATTCCAGGACCATCTACTGATGCTTTACAAGTGGTAGCCAAAGAATTGGGTGTGGTAATTATCGCTTCTTTGTTTGAGAAACGTGCTGAAGGTTTATACCACAATACGACTGCAGTTTTAGATGCTGATGGTTCATATTTAGGTAAATACCGTAAAATGCATATTCCTGATGATCCGGCTTATTATGAAAAATTTTATTTCACCCCTGGCGATTTAGGCTACAAGGTTTTTCAAACCAAGTTTGCTAAAATTGGTATCCTGATCTGTTGGGATCAATGGTATCCCGAAGCTTCACGTATTACAGCATTAATGGGTGCAGATATCATGTTTTATCCAACTGCAATTGGCTGGGCTACCGATCAAGACGAAGAAACCAATCAAGATCAATACAATGCTTGGCAAACGATCCAACGTTCACATGCGGTTGCAAACGGTGTGCCTGTAGTGAGTGTAAACCGCGTAGGTTTTGAGCAAGATGGTGCCATGAAATTCTGGGGCGGAAGTTTTGCCACAAACGGACAAGGCAAACTACTTTATTTAGCTTCACACGATTTAGAGGAAACTGAAGTAGTTGAACTGGATTTATCAGAATCTGATTTCTTCCGTAAACATTGGCCTTTTTTAAGGGATAGAAGAATTGATTCTTATCAACCGATTACAAAAAGATATATTGATGGGGATTAA